DNA from Prosthecobacter fusiformis:
ATGGAGAGCGCTGTGGCTATCTCGTCATTGGACTTGCCTTCGGCGAGGCATTTCAGTACTTCAAGCTCACGGCGTGAGAGTGAGGCGGTGGATGCAGTCTCGGCAGCGGAGGGTAATTTTGGCTTGATGAAGAAGAGGCGGTGGCCTTTGCCCGCGAGTGGAACGAGCCAGGTGGTGAGCATGATGCCGTTGATTTCCAGATCCTGGTTGCAGGGTAACTGCGAGGTTCCCGAGGGAATGTTTTCCAGGTAGGATAGGAGGGGGCCTGAGAGGAGGTCTCCACGTTTAAGCGGGATGGTGAGGAGTTTTTCCGCTGTCTCAATGGCCTGCAGGGTGGCTCCGATGAGGCGGTGGGATGAATTGATGATCAGCATGGCCCCACTGAGTGTTTTTTCGATGGTGGCGATCATCTCCAGATTTTGACGGGAAGGGCGCTGGATGGCTTCCTCCGCCAGTTCGTTGAGGGCGAGATCTATGCCGAAGGAGCCAGTGTCTCCATTTTCAGAAATGATGGTGGCGGATGCGCCGACAAGGAGGCGCCAGCCGTCATCGAAGGACTGGGCACGCAGGCTGATCTTGGCCTTGGGCATGCGCTGGTCCATCATGGGCTGCCAGTCGCCGGGCGGTGGAAGAGGGCAGGGTTCCTCCAGGAAATCCATGTCTTCATCGAAGCGCTGGCTGCGGCGGATGTAGCGGGTGGAGATGGCTTTGGTGCTGAGCTGGGATTCCTGGGCCTTTTTGGTTTCGCTCTCCCAGCAGACCCAGGTGGCGAAACAGATGCTGTTAGCGATGAGCACCTGCTTGAGTATCTCACTTTGCACGGACCTATCGGCCAGGCCAAGCGAGGCTATCCCGTCCATGATGCGGGAGAGTTTATCGACAATTGTAGTTAGCCAGTTCACTGAGGCAGCCCAAAAGCATTCTCCAGGCCACAAGCCCGGGGGATATGGTAGGGTATGAGCCAAAGGTGTCAAGAATAGGATGTTCAGACTAATAGGGGCCCTAAAACCCCCGGCACTGGTCCTTTAGAGCCCAAGCCGCCCTGGGGCAGGGCGCTGGCATATGGGGTGCTGAATGCATCACCGCTGACTGTCCTGCGGTTGATCGCTTTTTGTTAGGCGAGCGTGCTGCCAGAACAGATGGCAAAATCCATCAATACCCAAACAACACACCATACGATGAAATTGATACTCCCTTATCAAAGTCTGCTGCGCAGTTCCCTGCTCGCAGTACTCTCTGCCGCAGCACTCCTGACGGCCGGGCAAACACAGGCTGGCACGCCATCCGGCAAAGCTCCGGAACCGATTGTGGAACCCGAAGCTCCCTTCATCACCGGCAGTCTGTCGCTGATGGTGGACACCCACTTCGTCTCCTACGGTCAGGATGTCTGGGCCGCAGGCCAGTCCTGGCAGGATCCTCTTTTCCACCCTTCCATTGAACTCAACTTCAATCTGGGCGGCGGTTTCTCCTTCATCCTCGGCAGCTGGTGGGATGTGAATGACAACGCTGTTTCCGACATCGGTAACCGCATCCAGGAAGTGGACGTGTGGGCTGGTATCAGCTACGCGGCCGGCGACTGGAAATTCACCCTCCTTTATCAGGACTGGATGTATTCTGAAAGCACCGAGCAGATCGTTGATTTCAAGATCTCCTACACACACTTCCTGAACCCATACTTCCTGATCCACAGCCGTCCAGACGGTGGTGAATTCCTGGAGTCTGTCGGCTTTGATGACGGCATCGTCGCTCAGGTCGGTATCGCTCCTGGTTGCAGCATGGGCCCAGTGTCCCTGTCCTTCCCTGTGGCCGTGTCTTATGACACGAAAAACTTCCATGGTGGCCAGGCCGGTCTCGGCTTCGCTTCTGC
Protein-coding regions in this window:
- a CDS encoding response regulator transcription factor, coding for MNWLTTIVDKLSRIMDGIASLGLADRSVQSEILKQVLIANSICFATWVCWESETKKAQESQLSTKAISTRYIRRSQRFDEDMDFLEEPCPLPPPGDWQPMMDQRMPKAKISLRAQSFDDGWRLLVGASATIISENGDTGSFGIDLALNELAEEAIQRPSRQNLEMIATIEKTLSGAMLIINSSHRLIGATLQAIETAEKLLTIPLKRGDLLSGPLLSYLENIPSGTSQLPCNQDLEINGIMLTTWLVPLAGKGHRLFFIKPKLPSAAETASTASLSRRELEVLKCLAEGKSNDEIATALSISPNTVKNHLDRVFKKLNVTNRFAAAIASMKSI